In Sediminispirochaeta bajacaliforniensis DSM 16054, the genomic window ATTGTTTCGATTATGAATGCACAAAAGCTACGGGGCTTTACGGTGTTCGATACCGGAAAACTTTTTGCCAAGCTAAAAGCCTTTCCGACCCTCGTGGTTCCTCTGGTAATGGGGGCCATGCGCAGGGCAACATTAATGGGCGTTGCTATGGATTCCAGGGCCTTCGGCTCGGATAAAAAGCGTAGCTACATCATGAGCATACGAACAAAGCCGGGGGATTGGATATTCCTTCTATCTGCCTTGGCCTTTGGGGGGCTCCTTCTGGTCCTCAATTATTACTGGGTATAGGGGGAAACGATGGAAGAAGAACGTGCAATCGTCTGCTTTGAGGATGTCTGGTACCACTATCCAAGGACAAAGGCGTGGAGCCTAAAAGGAATCAGCCTTTCTATCAAAAAGGGGGAGTTTATTGCCGTCATCGGCGAAAACGGTGCAGGAAAGACAACCTTCTGCAAATGCTTGAACGGCATCATCCCCCATACCGAACGAGGACGATTGAAGGGGCGGGTGAGAACATCGGGATTGGACACGAAAACCGCATATACCTCGGAATTGGCACTGCATGTCGGTATCGTGCTTGAAGATCCTGATACACAGCTTTTTACCACAACCGTTTTGAATGAGGTTGCCTTCGGACCGGAAAACCTGAGGCAGGATCCCAAGGAGATCAGAGAAACTGCACGTTGGGCCTTAGAGGTTGTGGGGCTTGAAGGCTATGAAGACCGTCCTCCTACCGCTCTTTCCGGAGGCCAAAAGCAACGTGTTGCCATAGCTTCAGTTCTTTCCATGCGCCCCGAAATCATCGTTCTCGATGAACCGACAAGTCAGCTCGATCCTTTGGGCACCGAGGAGGTCTTTGAAGTAGTTAGCCAGTTGCGTAGCCGCTACGGCATGACCATCATCATGTCATCACATAAGATGGAAGAGATCGTCCGGTTTGCCGATAGAATACTGGTTCTTCACCATGGTGAGGTTGCCGCTTTCGACACCCCGGAACAGGTATTTCGAAATGAGGAGCTCTTCTCCGAGGTCCAGGTGGCCATACCGTCGACGGTCGAACTTGCAGGCTATCTGCAGAAACGTAATGTGCCGGTTTCCCTCTTTTCATCTGTCGAAGAGGGTGAGAGCGAAATACGAAGGTGCCTAAGAGGTGCCGGGGAGCGATCATGAAATCTGATTCCGTTGTCTCGATCAAAGCATTATCCTGTACCTATCCCGGTGGGGTGGAAGCATTAGAAGATATCGATCTTGAGATCTATCGGAATCAATTTGTAGGGATCATTGGGCAAAATGGTGCGGGAAAGTCGACCCTTTTGCAGCATATGATCGGTCTTCTTAAGCCGAAACAGGGAGAAGTGACGGTCCTCGACACCGACACGCGATCGGCAGCCGTATCCCAATTGGCCACCAAGGTTGGATTTGTCCTCCAGAATCCCGATCTTCAGCTCTTTGCCCCTACCGTTCGGGAGGAGGTCTCCTTCGGTCCCTCCAATCTTGGAATCGAGGGGCGGGAGTTGGAAGAGCGGGTGACCAGCTCGCTGGAGACGGTTGGCCTCGCTAGTCAATTGGAAAGTTTTCCCCTGACCTTGAGTAAGGGCGACAGGGCCAAGGTGGTCATTGCCTCGGTTCTGGCGATGAATCCCGAGATCATCATTCTGGATGAGCCGACCTGTGGGCAGGATCATAAGGGAAATACCCAGATCATGAATATCGCCACTTCCCTGTGTGATGCAGGAAAGACCATCATTGTCGTTACTCATAACATGGACCTGATAGCCCGCTATGCAGAGCGTATCATCGTCCTGAAGAAGGGGAGGATTCACATGGATGGTTCGGTACGTGAAATCTTTTCCCGACCAAAGGAGCTTTTGGAGACGCATATAAAACCGCCCTATATCACAAGGCTGGGTCAACGTCTTGACGATTGCCTGGGCGGAGAAGAAACATATCTGAACGTTGAAGAACTTGGGGAATCGGTTGTCCGGAGAGCCTGTGAAACACGTACTCTACCGGCCGGCCATATAATCCCGAAAAGGGAATAAGGGGGTTTTATGAATAATGAAGAAAGGGAGGACCTGACAAAGAAACAGGGGTACAAGCTGCTCGGCGGCGTACACCCTTCGGTTCTCGCCATTTGGGCCGCACTTATCGCGGCCGGGAAACTGCTGCCGGCAATTCCGATCATCGGATCGGGAGGGACTTTCAGCGTCAGCGCGGCGTTGATTCCCCTTTCCGGCGTCTTCTTCGGGCCTGTTGGAGGTGCAATTTGTGCCGCCATCGGAGGATTTCTGGGACAGATCATCGCGCCGCATATCGCCTGGCTGGGGATTGCGACCTTTTTGATCGGAACGAGTAACGCCTTCGTGGCAGGTTGTATCACTCGCAGAAAGTGGTACATCGCCGTCGGCATTATCGCGATCGGCTATATCCTTTGGTTTTCTACCAAGATCGGCCGGGGGGCGGCGCTTTTCCCGTTGGTTTTCTACAGCCTTGGTCTTGTCGCCACTGCCGTTGGAGCGTTGATCTGGAGAAATGAGAAGGCTTTCTCGGAAAAGCCCGTTCTTCGCGGCATTGGTGTCTTCGTCTCAGCCTATGCCGGCTTTGTTGGTGCTGCGGGGCTTGCCAATTTCGCCGGAATTACCTTGTACCAGTGGCCTTCGGCGATGTGGATCGGATTGGCCTTTGTCTCTCCTTGGGAACGGGCGATCTTTTCTCTTGGTGCCACCATCATCGGTGTTCCTCTTCTTATCGGGCTTCCAAAGATCGGTGTTTTCATCGGTTCCGATGTGGAAGATCTGGACGAAGAGTAGTGTATGCGAGGCTTTCCTCCCTTTCTGCTCTCATGCCGTTTGGGAGGGGGCTTTTTGAAGGAGGCAGATCATGGTTATTGATGCGCATGTCCATATAACATCGCCGCATATCATCTCCAATATGGAAGGCTATCGGGCCAAGGAGCCCTATTTCGATCTGCTTTCCGGCAGTCCGAAAAATAAAAACGTTACCGCCGAAGAGTTGATCTGCGATATGGACAAGGATGGTGTTGACCGGTCGATCGTCTTTGGCTTCGGATTTCGCGATCAGAACAACTGTCGTCGTGCAAACGACTACACCATTGAGGCGCTTTCCCGATTTCCCGATCGGCTTGTCGGTTTTGCAACGATAAACCCTGGTGCCGATGGGGTCAGGATGGAGCTTGAACGGTGTAAGGCCGGGGGCCTTACAGGGGTGGGCGAGATCATGCCCATGGGGCAGGAGCTCGATATTACCGACAAGGGGGTCATGGAGGAGCTCTGCGGCTTCTGTGCGGAGAATAACTGGCCCTTGTTGGTCCATGTAAACGAATTGGTAGGGCATTACTATCCCGGAAAAACGCCGGATTCCATACATGAAGCGGAGTGCCTCGCCACCAATTTTCCGGACACTACCATCATCTTTGCCCACATGGGGGGAGGCCTCTGTTTTTTCGAAGCCATGCCGGAGTTGCGAAAGCAGCTCGGTAATGTCTATTACGACACCGCGGCGCTGCCCTTTCTTTACGATGCCACAATCTTCGATGCTCTTAAACAGATGGGGCTTTTGCCGAAGCTTATCTACGGCTCGGACTATCCCCTTCTGAAAATCGGCCGTTTTCGGAAGATGATCGAAACCACATCCCTCACTGCTGGAGAAAGGGCGGATTTTTTTGGCAACACCGCAGGAAACCTTTTGGGACGTTTGGCAGGGGAGGATCACAATGGCTGATCTTATCATTGCCTCTATTGGCACCCTCATTCGCAGCGCCGACCGGGTTGAACATGATGTGGACATGCATATCTCCGGCGGTACCATTGTTGCCATAG contains:
- a CDS encoding energy-coupling factor ABC transporter ATP-binding protein yields the protein MEEERAIVCFEDVWYHYPRTKAWSLKGISLSIKKGEFIAVIGENGAGKTTFCKCLNGIIPHTERGRLKGRVRTSGLDTKTAYTSELALHVGIVLEDPDTQLFTTTVLNEVAFGPENLRQDPKEIRETARWALEVVGLEGYEDRPPTALSGGQKQRVAIASVLSMRPEIIVLDEPTSQLDPLGTEEVFEVVSQLRSRYGMTIIMSSHKMEEIVRFADRILVLHHGEVAAFDTPEQVFRNEELFSEVQVAIPSTVELAGYLQKRNVPVSLFSSVEEGESEIRRCLRGAGERS
- a CDS encoding energy-coupling factor ABC transporter ATP-binding protein, encoding MKSDSVVSIKALSCTYPGGVEALEDIDLEIYRNQFVGIIGQNGAGKSTLLQHMIGLLKPKQGEVTVLDTDTRSAAVSQLATKVGFVLQNPDLQLFAPTVREEVSFGPSNLGIEGRELEERVTSSLETVGLASQLESFPLTLSKGDRAKVVIASVLAMNPEIIILDEPTCGQDHKGNTQIMNIATSLCDAGKTIIVVTHNMDLIARYAERIIVLKKGRIHMDGSVREIFSRPKELLETHIKPPYITRLGQRLDDCLGGEETYLNVEELGESVVRRACETRTLPAGHIIPKRE
- a CDS encoding amidohydrolase family protein is translated as MVIDAHVHITSPHIISNMEGYRAKEPYFDLLSGSPKNKNVTAEELICDMDKDGVDRSIVFGFGFRDQNNCRRANDYTIEALSRFPDRLVGFATINPGADGVRMELERCKAGGLTGVGEIMPMGQELDITDKGVMEELCGFCAENNWPLLVHVNELVGHYYPGKTPDSIHEAECLATNFPDTTIIFAHMGGGLCFFEAMPELRKQLGNVYYDTAALPFLYDATIFDALKQMGLLPKLIYGSDYPLLKIGRFRKMIETTSLTAGERADFFGNTAGNLLGRLAGEDHNG
- a CDS encoding ECF transporter S component, giving the protein MNNEEREDLTKKQGYKLLGGVHPSVLAIWAALIAAGKLLPAIPIIGSGGTFSVSAALIPLSGVFFGPVGGAICAAIGGFLGQIIAPHIAWLGIATFLIGTSNAFVAGCITRRKWYIAVGIIAIGYILWFSTKIGRGAALFPLVFYSLGLVATAVGALIWRNEKAFSEKPVLRGIGVFVSAYAGFVGAAGLANFAGITLYQWPSAMWIGLAFVSPWERAIFSLGATIIGVPLLIGLPKIGVFIGSDVEDLDEE